The following coding sequences are from one Puniceicoccus vermicola window:
- a CDS encoding tetratricopeptide repeat protein, giving the protein MDQSEFEIKFSCPSFALIIESYRMNRYLLLSFAAVASIVSLLVACAEGSSAEPNPITVFEIQEMTDGILSLMREKEYEEVQAIISPYKEERLNTRDGFSAYDLFVFTLASRREMGALLEHWIAANPKTSIPYTLYGEWATKEAWRFRGGSWASQVTDDGWDGFETYLQKAKDRLLMAYKIDPTDYVACSEMITVSMGLSDREGVDLWFDRAVSIDPLYFSPYAKKAYALYPRWLGSSWEVFSFIQEYAGLDPRFGQIESAWYEADFEEEVEDPNSEKGKRCQQIIEEYRKEYPDSALAMRLQAELYWLQGMQSEALEWAKMAAEQDPRSQNLYRYSLYLYKTNRDRKALELAERAFELNPDNEDISTLIGRINHYGFGNYREAIDAYSRAIDLKNGLRVTTRKRADCYYYIGEYEKAVADYQASINYRPDYAKAHRGLGCAYYRMGNILDAQRAFSTAMYFDPSESEEISQFLDQFGNL; this is encoded by the coding sequence ATGGATCAATCGGAGTTCGAAATTAAATTCTCTTGTCCTAGCTTTGCTCTAATAATAGAAAGCTATCGAATGAATCGTTACCTACTCCTCTCATTTGCGGCGGTTGCCTCGATTGTATCTCTACTCGTTGCCTGTGCAGAAGGTAGTTCTGCCGAACCGAATCCTATCACGGTTTTTGAGATTCAGGAGATGACTGATGGGATTCTCTCATTAATGCGAGAGAAAGAATACGAAGAGGTTCAAGCCATCATTTCTCCCTACAAAGAGGAGAGGCTGAATACGCGAGATGGTTTTTCAGCCTATGATTTATTTGTGTTTACCTTGGCCAGTCGTAGAGAAATGGGAGCACTTTTAGAGCATTGGATTGCGGCAAACCCAAAGACCTCAATTCCCTATACTCTCTACGGGGAGTGGGCAACAAAAGAGGCGTGGCGTTTTCGCGGTGGCAGTTGGGCTAGCCAAGTTACCGATGATGGATGGGATGGGTTTGAAACCTATTTGCAAAAAGCAAAGGATCGCTTGTTGATGGCCTACAAGATTGATCCGACGGATTATGTTGCCTGTTCGGAGATGATCACAGTTTCGATGGGCTTATCCGACAGAGAAGGAGTGGATCTCTGGTTCGATCGAGCTGTATCGATTGATCCCTTGTATTTTTCACCCTATGCAAAGAAGGCCTATGCACTTTATCCCAGATGGCTTGGTTCTTCTTGGGAGGTTTTCAGTTTTATCCAAGAGTATGCAGGTCTCGACCCTCGATTTGGCCAAATTGAAAGCGCTTGGTATGAAGCTGATTTTGAGGAAGAGGTAGAAGATCCAAACTCCGAAAAAGGAAAGCGTTGCCAACAAATCATCGAAGAATACCGGAAGGAATACCCGGATTCGGCCTTAGCTATGAGACTTCAGGCAGAATTGTATTGGCTGCAGGGAATGCAATCTGAGGCGTTAGAGTGGGCGAAGATGGCCGCAGAACAAGATCCGAGATCTCAGAATCTCTACCGGTACAGTCTATACCTATACAAAACGAATCGAGACCGAAAGGCGCTTGAATTGGCTGAGCGAGCTTTCGAATTGAATCCGGACAATGAAGATATTTCCACTCTCATCGGAAGGATAAACCACTACGGATTTGGAAATTACCGAGAAGCCATTGATGCTTATTCGCGGGCAATTGATCTTAAAAATGGGTTGAGGGTAACGACGCGAAAACGTGCGGATTGTTACTACTATATTGGAGAATATGAGAAAGCAGTAGCAGACTACCAGGCTTCGATCAACTATCGTCCCGATTATGCAAAGGCTCACAGGGGATTAGGCTGCGCCTACTACCGGATGGGAAATATCTTAGACGCCCAGAGAGCTTTTTCCACGGCAATGTATTTCGATCCGTCCGAGAGTGAGGAAATTAGTCAGTTCTTGGATCAGTTTGGAAATCTTTGA
- a CDS encoding exosortase/archaeosortase family protein, with the protein MKRSFAANRKLIALLCLVSALALSRGSFPLLTDFFIFPVGYLASWTVGTVPELVSGGVQFTSTGTQFLVSQACSGIVFFGLLVAMAALVAPTPRRLIQILPYIYLYAVASNVARIVFWTLILPPLEAFFNPRYLTPGHELAGAIVYLPAAILAQFLLSRHFERKRPEKPEATEVLSDSTSLPDSLS; encoded by the coding sequence ATGAAAAGATCCTTCGCGGCGAATCGGAAACTGATTGCTCTCCTCTGCTTGGTGAGCGCCTTGGCTTTGAGTCGGGGATCATTCCCCTTATTGACCGATTTTTTCATCTTCCCCGTAGGATACCTCGCCTCTTGGACAGTCGGAACGGTCCCCGAGCTCGTCTCCGGGGGCGTCCAGTTCACTAGCACCGGGACCCAATTTCTGGTGAGCCAGGCCTGTAGCGGAATCGTATTCTTCGGACTATTGGTCGCCATGGCGGCTCTGGTTGCGCCCACCCCGAGAAGATTGATCCAGATTCTACCCTATATTTACCTCTATGCCGTCGCCAGCAACGTCGCGCGGATCGTGTTCTGGACCTTGATTCTTCCACCCCTCGAAGCTTTCTTCAATCCCCGTTACCTGACACCAGGACACGAACTTGCGGGGGCGATCGTCTACCTCCCTGCGGCGATTCTCGCCCAATTCCTTCTGAGTCGGCACTTTGAGCGAAAACGCCCTGAAAAACCGGAAGCGACCGAAGTTCTCTCAGATTCAACCTCTCTACCCGACTCCCTATCATGA
- a CDS encoding MSEP-CTERM sorting domain-containing protein: MSSSKNLPNFLERPWLAGVWWTIAQIVQLLLNLRDYGLIADELAGKEQTYWVIVLTINGVSILTGIAIWALARHPRTELASSLLCILLPTAYILYGSIGAEGAIPDNVDTWILHPGNLVFNLWACQVLASLLGFAKICCRITQSGGFSTLLSGTLLVVAPVSVLWLLVQILSDLFESTDILFTLFVSVVAVITVVLAFGVFLVAFSLMRAVFNEQNRPKSIALTLLISLVMPIAGLVLNRTIPFPQDYQNPTVYWLTLINAMILAIPVLNRPWQKKIQLWATAAVLPFSLYFFCAFLPFYPLSALAMIVVGSGFLILTPVLLSILHLGKIVSLSRVLPTRRNVATLIILGVAVLPSIFLLGMLRDRAAILEALDYSLSPDPASLETPPSPKQVERVIRAVKRQSRGIQYPILSPLYRAIVLQGMTLPDSSLTQLETTFGLAETEDHDFRAGFWGMRERGPNLQRRMRPASVLAEMADAELSSSSPSHATLSMEVINQSRDSRTGFRQDFKIPPGVWVAGAELLIGDSWKPADIRERRSAEWIYRTIASERIRDPLLVTLDRPGQVEIEVFPVDRGSPRQLRINLRSAANLPITLGMKDTLLETHMEQDSILQLGSNLLIPANLYLPQHTLRPVYNLFLDRSTAAADIGAFQNELITTLKRIPIDASLRWWIIRDGIHQLPDLPQKNTPALLAETDLSELIRPQSGGRSKGHVQLAIIHQWRQALQNGKVPESYPVIVPIGWPSYYTEFTRITQFVDPYLGATPQWILDQKEEIPAADKKVSIFRRKDQTGVVPAELKNDTARWAFLFETSGTPEILNTDRQFEEISTSLLQITRVPDPALRAYLTEAYSRYNPALHEDVRENLISLSKKFSVLLPETALIALENSAQEEFLKRLEKIGQDGHSGLSFSETPEPTTLPVIGFTIWMLVRRHRKE; this comes from the coding sequence ATGAGCTCCTCCAAAAACCTCCCAAACTTCTTGGAACGTCCCTGGCTCGCAGGGGTCTGGTGGACAATAGCGCAGATCGTACAACTTCTTCTAAACCTGCGGGACTATGGACTCATCGCCGACGAGCTGGCTGGGAAGGAGCAGACGTATTGGGTCATCGTCTTGACGATAAATGGAGTCTCCATTCTGACTGGGATCGCGATTTGGGCCCTCGCACGCCATCCGCGCACAGAACTCGCATCCAGTCTTCTCTGCATTCTCCTTCCAACGGCCTACATTCTCTATGGATCGATTGGGGCCGAAGGAGCCATTCCGGACAACGTTGACACTTGGATTCTCCATCCCGGCAATCTGGTCTTCAATCTTTGGGCCTGCCAGGTTCTCGCCAGTCTCCTGGGCTTTGCCAAAATTTGTTGCCGCATCACCCAGTCAGGAGGATTCTCGACCCTTCTATCTGGCACTCTTTTGGTCGTCGCTCCAGTTAGCGTCCTTTGGCTTCTTGTTCAAATTCTCTCCGACCTTTTCGAGAGTACAGACATCCTTTTCACCCTCTTTGTCTCTGTGGTGGCGGTAATTACGGTGGTCCTCGCCTTCGGCGTTTTCCTCGTCGCCTTCTCCCTGATGCGCGCAGTTTTCAACGAACAAAACCGGCCAAAGTCCATCGCTCTGACCCTGTTGATCTCGCTGGTGATGCCGATTGCAGGACTGGTCCTCAACCGCACAATTCCCTTTCCTCAGGACTACCAAAATCCAACCGTATATTGGCTTACGCTAATCAATGCGATGATCCTCGCCATCCCTGTATTGAATAGACCATGGCAAAAAAAGATCCAGCTCTGGGCCACGGCCGCTGTTCTTCCCTTTTCCCTCTACTTCTTCTGCGCCTTTCTACCATTCTATCCCCTTTCGGCCTTGGCGATGATCGTAGTCGGATCCGGATTCCTCATCCTGACTCCTGTCCTGCTTTCCATTCTCCACCTCGGGAAGATCGTTTCCCTTTCACGCGTCCTCCCCACCCGCCGAAATGTTGCCACTCTCATCATCCTGGGCGTTGCGGTACTTCCTTCGATCTTCTTGTTGGGGATGCTGCGGGACCGGGCCGCGATTCTGGAAGCGCTAGACTACTCGCTCTCTCCTGATCCAGCCTCACTAGAGACCCCGCCCAGTCCGAAGCAGGTCGAGAGGGTAATCCGGGCGGTGAAACGACAAAGCCGCGGTATCCAATATCCTATTCTATCGCCTCTCTACCGAGCGATCGTCCTCCAGGGAATGACGCTCCCCGACTCCTCTTTGACTCAACTCGAGACCACCTTCGGACTGGCAGAAACCGAGGATCACGATTTTCGGGCCGGATTCTGGGGGATGCGCGAAAGAGGGCCAAACTTACAGAGAAGGATGCGCCCTGCATCCGTTCTCGCAGAGATGGCAGATGCTGAACTTTCCTCATCTTCCCCAAGCCATGCAACTCTCTCCATGGAGGTTATCAATCAGTCCAGAGATTCACGCACTGGCTTTCGTCAGGACTTTAAGATTCCTCCCGGAGTGTGGGTAGCCGGAGCCGAGCTACTGATCGGCGACTCGTGGAAACCTGCGGACATCCGCGAAAGGCGCAGTGCGGAATGGATCTACCGAACGATAGCCTCCGAACGCATTCGCGACCCTCTTCTCGTCACTCTCGATCGCCCAGGGCAAGTAGAAATCGAAGTATTCCCCGTTGACCGAGGATCCCCACGCCAACTGCGCATCAATTTGCGCAGCGCCGCAAATCTTCCAATAACCCTCGGAATGAAAGATACCCTTTTGGAGACTCATATGGAGCAGGACTCGATCCTCCAACTAGGTTCCAATCTCCTCATCCCCGCCAACCTATACCTCCCTCAACACACCCTGCGTCCGGTGTACAACCTGTTCCTGGACCGATCCACCGCCGCTGCCGACATCGGGGCATTTCAAAATGAACTGATCACCACATTAAAAAGGATCCCGATTGACGCATCCCTGCGGTGGTGGATCATCCGCGACGGAATCCACCAGCTGCCCGACTTACCTCAGAAAAACACGCCTGCATTGCTCGCAGAAACCGATCTTAGCGAACTCATTCGACCGCAATCTGGAGGCCGCAGCAAAGGCCACGTGCAATTGGCAATTATCCACCAATGGCGCCAAGCTCTTCAGAACGGTAAAGTCCCCGAAAGCTATCCGGTCATCGTTCCCATTGGCTGGCCGAGCTACTATACCGAGTTCACGCGAATTACCCAGTTCGTGGATCCTTACCTCGGCGCGACGCCGCAATGGATTCTCGACCAGAAAGAAGAAATTCCCGCCGCCGACAAAAAAGTTTCGATCTTCCGACGTAAGGATCAAACGGGCGTTGTTCCTGCCGAGCTAAAGAACGACACCGCCCGGTGGGCTTTCTTGTTCGAGACCAGTGGAACTCCAGAAATACTCAACACGGATCGCCAATTCGAAGAGATTTCCACCAGTCTCCTCCAAATAACACGAGTTCCCGATCCTGCCTTGCGAGCCTACCTCACCGAGGCCTATTCCCGATACAACCCGGCCCTCCACGAGGACGTTCGAGAAAACCTGATTAGCCTCTCCAAGAAATTCTCGGTCCTCCTTCCCGAGACCGCCCTCATTGCCTTGGAAAACTCCGCCCAGGAAGAATTTCTGAAACGGTTGGAGAAGATCGGCCAAGATGGACACTCCGGTCTATCCTTCTCCGAAACTCCCGAACCGACCACCTTACCTGTAATCGGCTTCACCATCTGGATGCTGGTGCGAAGACACCGAAAAGAATGA
- a CDS encoding vWA domain-containing protein, with the protein MTLGASMDDPFAAPAGSRTYYRFHNATQPPPPPPTAASIPGGYRQDFNTESYDQIVENSFRSPRVAPLSTFSIDVDTASYSNLRRMILQDQTPPADAIRIEELINYFPYDYPEPQAITDIPEKITPDNLPEFLEHPVAIETEVGPAPWNLENRLLRIALKGFEIDWDQRPPANLVFLLDVSGSMSAQNKLPLVKESLQLLVNRLNENDRVAVVVYAGASGLILPSTTANNTKTILHALDNLQAGGSTNAGAGIDLAYQIAQENFIEDGVNRVILCTDGDFNIGTTDKGSLVEKAEGYADEDIYLTILGFGMGNYKDDMLEALTNAADGNYAYIDGPQEARRLFLQAASGSMITIAKDVKIQVEFNPAVVKAYRLIGYENRLLNAEDFNDDTKDAGELGTGQTVTALYEIALPSADIKLPEVDDLKYQTSTATEDTMGSENWTGQEVATVKLRYKWPKEDNSNRMEIPAILPPEIDFSSMGEDYRLTAALATWGMLLRGSEFTDVDDWSIVEEVADDQLSSPKTTSLRSEWSGLVEKSKHLSQQEDSKASPSE; encoded by the coding sequence ATGACTCTCGGAGCATCGATGGACGATCCTTTCGCCGCTCCAGCTGGCTCTCGGACATACTATCGATTTCATAATGCGACTCAGCCACCTCCGCCACCACCCACCGCAGCGTCAATCCCTGGAGGCTATCGTCAGGACTTTAATACCGAGAGCTACGATCAAATTGTGGAGAACTCGTTTCGCTCACCGCGTGTGGCCCCTTTGTCCACTTTTTCCATTGATGTCGACACCGCGAGCTACTCGAACCTCCGGCGCATGATTCTTCAGGATCAGACGCCTCCCGCAGACGCAATTCGGATTGAGGAGTTGATCAACTATTTTCCCTACGACTATCCAGAACCTCAGGCGATCACCGATATCCCGGAAAAGATCACTCCCGATAATTTGCCTGAATTCCTGGAGCACCCAGTAGCCATCGAAACCGAGGTCGGTCCAGCACCGTGGAATCTGGAGAATCGTCTTCTGCGCATCGCCCTGAAAGGGTTTGAGATTGATTGGGACCAACGTCCGCCAGCCAACCTTGTCTTTCTCCTCGATGTCTCGGGATCCATGAGCGCTCAGAACAAACTACCTTTGGTGAAAGAGTCGCTACAGCTTCTCGTCAATCGACTCAACGAGAATGACCGCGTAGCCGTCGTCGTCTACGCCGGAGCCAGCGGACTCATTCTTCCTTCGACCACCGCCAACAACACCAAGACGATTCTTCACGCACTCGACAACCTTCAAGCTGGAGGCTCCACGAACGCGGGCGCTGGAATCGACCTAGCCTATCAGATTGCACAGGAAAACTTCATCGAAGATGGGGTCAACCGGGTGATCCTTTGCACCGACGGAGATTTCAATATCGGGACCACCGACAAAGGCAGTCTCGTCGAGAAAGCCGAAGGCTATGCCGATGAAGACATCTATCTCACGATTCTGGGTTTTGGCATGGGCAACTACAAAGACGATATGCTCGAAGCCCTGACCAATGCAGCCGACGGAAACTACGCCTATATTGATGGTCCTCAGGAAGCGAGGCGTCTGTTTCTCCAAGCCGCCAGCGGCAGCATGATCACAATCGCGAAAGACGTGAAGATTCAAGTCGAGTTCAACCCCGCGGTCGTCAAAGCGTATCGCCTCATCGGCTACGAAAATCGTCTCCTTAATGCCGAAGACTTTAATGACGACACAAAAGATGCTGGTGAACTTGGTACAGGGCAGACGGTCACGGCTCTCTACGAGATCGCCCTTCCGAGCGCCGACATCAAATTGCCCGAAGTCGATGACCTCAAGTATCAGACGTCTACAGCAACCGAAGATACGATGGGCTCCGAAAACTGGACCGGACAAGAAGTCGCCACGGTAAAACTCCGCTATAAATGGCCCAAGGAGGACAATAGTAATCGAATGGAAATTCCGGCAATCCTTCCACCCGAGATCGATTTCTCGTCCATGGGAGAAGATTATCGTCTCACCGCAGCTCTCGCCACTTGGGGGATGCTGCTTCGGGGCTCCGAATTCACCGATGTCGACGACTGGTCCATCGTCGAAGAGGTCGCGGACGATCAGCTATCTTCTCCAAAGACAACCTCTCTTCGCTCAGAATGGAGCGGACTGGTCGAGAAAAGTAAGCACCTCTCTCAACAAGAAGACTCGAAAGCCTCACCGTCCGAATAG
- a CDS encoding DUF2339 domain-containing protein, with protein MFESVLVLIALGILITLVVPWINLARINALKEENRRLHQILKRLDREVQNIPPPTADPASTQKVHSISETVSSKTTETPKNKPYRYTSSPSSSTETRAEPLSTSREPQTVRKESPSHSTAETAPSDENENTDWFGRLSVWVGGIALLMAGFFMIRYSIESGWMTPAVRLWLTTGFGVVFCASGLWVDRRVSIRSNRRIGQALGGAGVACLYFASYASVHLYGFLSNTSGFVAMIAITVLAVCLSLRLGVAIALMGLVGGFLTPFLMAGDSSSTILLLSYVFIVFLGAQALAFLRKSAILLVTSFAGAFGWTLVLLLSPFSSPSEFGNELLLFLFGIGLTNAAWSALAHRNPSDFFHSPFSRTARWIVWAGILPQGLWILWSVDFSTTSILLYSVIALGALTLGWIRESEFGWIALFAYGFLLLAGLVDRNPEFWPYFSWPVGMSIIFGIAAFLRSRKSDLPTLWLALSLLANSLCVLVCYLNREILHESPAPTPLIWLIAFLLSAGIALTQAEILRTRRASGSDEIGAFSVIAFFLAAIGVWIYVGDSYRSFWLAGLVLSANLLWSWRNRGLFEIAASGLIIAWVVSMSDPLSSTFQVFWEGAPFVSSSRSVVVPWINILSLIFGFVVFWTSLRQAQSSQHPEWKRTLQWFLGIMGALVITALCSRIESDAKSSVEAVQWDGGMLTSVFAAMSILFLTLRNRWHPGWILGGIGLGIIGLRVALIHLFAPGASGESFFWNALFWQFGVPTVAFLFGSWLSLRDGRSRRLEDFCLVATMVTGWAWATFLIQDYYGSRSLFSSVQTDSEMYAYSAAWLFLAVLYQSFGLWKNLRTLHIGSLTLLVVTVAKVFLVDTAALTGLFRVLSFFGLGLALLGIGFFYNKVVFARSRKPTSPLPESHD; from the coding sequence ATGTTTGAGTCCGTCTTGGTTCTGATCGCACTAGGGATCCTCATCACTCTGGTCGTTCCCTGGATCAACCTCGCGAGGATCAATGCGCTGAAGGAGGAAAACCGTCGGCTGCACCAGATCCTAAAACGCTTGGACCGGGAAGTTCAGAACATTCCGCCTCCAACTGCAGACCCGGCATCGACTCAAAAGGTTCATTCAATTTCTGAAACGGTATCCTCGAAAACAACGGAAACACCGAAGAATAAACCCTACCGCTATACGAGTTCCCCTTCTTCCTCGACCGAGACAAGAGCCGAACCTCTTTCCACATCTCGAGAACCTCAAACGGTAAGGAAAGAATCCCCTTCCCATTCAACAGCGGAAACCGCCCCATCTGACGAAAATGAAAATACCGATTGGTTTGGCCGGCTGTCCGTTTGGGTTGGGGGAATCGCTCTCCTGATGGCTGGCTTTTTCATGATTCGGTATTCGATCGAATCGGGATGGATGACTCCTGCGGTTCGGCTTTGGTTGACCACCGGATTTGGCGTCGTCTTCTGCGCGAGTGGGCTCTGGGTCGATCGCCGGGTCTCGATTCGATCCAACCGCAGGATCGGACAAGCTCTCGGGGGAGCGGGAGTCGCATGTCTCTATTTCGCGTCGTATGCATCGGTGCACCTCTACGGGTTTCTTTCCAACACGTCCGGATTTGTCGCCATGATTGCGATTACGGTTCTCGCAGTATGCCTTTCACTGAGGCTGGGCGTTGCCATAGCCCTGATGGGGCTCGTCGGAGGGTTCCTCACTCCTTTTCTCATGGCTGGGGACTCTTCTTCCACCATTCTCCTTCTTTCCTACGTATTCATAGTATTCCTCGGGGCACAGGCTCTCGCTTTTCTTCGAAAATCAGCGATCCTTCTCGTCACCTCGTTCGCAGGAGCCTTCGGTTGGACTCTCGTTCTTCTGCTCTCTCCCTTTTCAAGTCCCTCCGAATTTGGAAACGAACTCCTTCTTTTCCTCTTCGGAATCGGGCTGACCAATGCAGCGTGGTCGGCTCTCGCTCACCGCAATCCTTCAGACTTTTTTCATTCCCCATTCTCCAGAACCGCTCGATGGATCGTATGGGCGGGCATATTGCCACAAGGGCTCTGGATTCTTTGGAGCGTTGATTTCAGCACAACCTCTATTCTTCTCTACTCCGTCATCGCTCTTGGCGCGTTGACCTTGGGTTGGATTCGAGAATCGGAATTCGGATGGATTGCCTTATTTGCTTACGGCTTTCTCCTCCTCGCCGGGCTCGTTGACCGAAATCCCGAGTTCTGGCCGTACTTCAGCTGGCCCGTTGGAATGTCCATCATCTTCGGAATCGCGGCGTTCCTTCGTTCCCGAAAATCCGATCTGCCCACCCTCTGGCTAGCTCTTTCGCTTCTCGCCAACAGTCTCTGTGTCCTCGTTTGCTACTTAAACCGAGAAATCCTTCACGAGTCCCCCGCTCCAACCCCTTTGATTTGGCTCATCGCCTTTCTCCTGTCGGCGGGGATCGCGCTCACCCAGGCCGAAATCCTTCGCACCCGCAGAGCTTCCGGAAGCGACGAGATTGGGGCCTTTAGCGTCATCGCCTTCTTTCTCGCCGCTATTGGCGTCTGGATCTATGTCGGCGATTCGTATCGCTCCTTCTGGTTGGCTGGACTCGTTCTCAGCGCAAATCTTCTCTGGTCTTGGCGAAATCGGGGACTCTTCGAAATCGCCGCAAGTGGTCTAATCATCGCGTGGGTCGTCTCAATGAGTGATCCGCTCTCGTCCACCTTCCAAGTCTTCTGGGAAGGCGCCCCTTTCGTCTCTTCGAGCCGGTCGGTCGTCGTTCCTTGGATCAACATCCTCAGTTTGATCTTTGGATTTGTAGTCTTTTGGACAAGTCTTCGCCAGGCACAGTCTTCCCAGCATCCGGAATGGAAACGTACTCTCCAATGGTTTCTCGGAATCATGGGTGCTCTCGTCATTACCGCCCTCTGCAGTCGGATCGAATCGGATGCAAAGTCCTCCGTAGAAGCTGTCCAATGGGATGGCGGAATGCTCACCTCGGTTTTTGCCGCAATGAGCATTCTCTTCCTGACTCTTAGAAATCGGTGGCATCCCGGCTGGATTCTCGGTGGTATCGGGCTTGGAATCATTGGCCTTCGAGTCGCCCTCATTCACTTGTTTGCCCCGGGAGCTTCGGGAGAGTCCTTTTTCTGGAACGCGCTGTTCTGGCAATTCGGAGTCCCAACGGTAGCCTTCCTCTTCGGTTCATGGTTATCCCTTCGCGATGGACGCTCACGCCGGCTCGAAGACTTCTGTCTTGTGGCAACCATGGTTACTGGGTGGGCCTGGGCCACCTTTCTGATTCAGGATTATTACGGTTCCCGGAGTCTCTTTTCCTCCGTTCAAACCGACTCCGAAATGTACGCCTATTCTGCGGCTTGGCTATTCCTGGCCGTTCTCTATCAGAGCTTTGGGCTCTGGAAAAACCTACGCACCCTGCATATCGGCTCTCTCACTCTTCTTGTCGTCACAGTGGCAAAAGTATTTCTCGTCGACACAGCGGCCCTGACCGGACTCTTTCGGGTGCTGTCCTTCTTTGGCCTTGGACTGGCTCTCTTGGGAATTGGATTTTTCTACAACAAAGTCGTTTTTGCTCGAAGCCGTAAACCGACATCTCCCCTGCCAGAATCGCACGACTAA
- a CDS encoding DMT family transporter, producing the protein MSWVLLSIFSAVLLGVYDLAKKNALRDNAVLPVLFFGIVTSGLIWFPFIVWSALSPESYPSPTFLVDKLSVSGHLLLFLKSALVASSWVFGYFALKHLPLSIAGPIRATSPLWTILLAVFLMGESPSGWQWVGITIVLVAFYAFSFVGKLENIHFHRDKWVAFMLAATLLGACSAIYDKYLLQNAEIRPATVQAWFSVYLVVVMFPFFLLWRKGAWQTGTFYWRWSIPLIGIFLLAADFFYFTAISQEGALISVISPIRRGAVVITFLGGILILKEVNFRLKAICILFLLAGITLIKLKTG; encoded by the coding sequence ATGTCCTGGGTTCTCCTCAGTATTTTTTCCGCCGTGCTTCTCGGGGTCTACGATCTCGCGAAGAAGAATGCGCTGCGCGACAATGCGGTGCTGCCGGTTCTCTTTTTTGGGATTGTTACCAGTGGGCTGATTTGGTTTCCGTTCATCGTCTGGTCGGCGCTGTCTCCCGAGAGCTATCCCTCGCCCACCTTTCTCGTCGATAAGCTCTCAGTTTCCGGACACCTTCTTTTATTCCTAAAGTCGGCACTGGTTGCCTCGTCTTGGGTTTTCGGATACTTCGCCCTGAAGCACCTTCCCCTTTCCATTGCTGGACCCATTCGCGCCACCAGTCCGCTCTGGACGATTCTGTTAGCGGTATTTTTGATGGGAGAAAGCCCCAGTGGCTGGCAGTGGGTGGGGATCACCATCGTCTTGGTGGCCTTCTACGCTTTTTCCTTCGTCGGGAAACTCGAGAATATTCATTTTCACCGAGACAAGTGGGTCGCGTTCATGCTCGCTGCAACCCTTCTGGGCGCCTGCAGTGCCATTTACGACAAATACCTTCTCCAGAATGCGGAGATTCGCCCAGCGACTGTACAGGCTTGGTTCTCGGTCTATCTCGTCGTGGTCATGTTTCCCTTTTTCCTCCTCTGGCGCAAAGGGGCCTGGCAAACGGGGACCTTCTACTGGCGATGGTCCATACCCCTTATCGGGATCTTCCTCCTCGCTGCAGACTTCTTTTACTTCACCGCCATCAGCCAGGAAGGGGCCTTGATCTCAGTGATATCCCCGATCCGGCGCGGGGCAGTGGTCATTACCTTCCTCGGAGGAATCCTTATTCTCAAGGAGGTCAATTTCCGACTGAAGGCGATTTGCATTCTCTTCCTCCTCGCCGGGATCACCCTCATTAAGTTGAAAACGGGCTAG
- a CDS encoding pyridoxine 5'-phosphate synthase: MSSPYSRPLLGVNIDHCATLRQARYRDMEKTCGGFIEPDPIQLAIHAEKAGADGITVHLREDRRHIQDRDVYRLRESIATRLNLEMACTKEMVQIALDLRPTSVCLVPENRQEVTTEGGLDLESKRDEVQEIVETLGEAGIDVSLFIDPHPKQIELAAELRAPYIELHTGAYAHAYGTPRQREEWERLVSAAQRANRSEITVNAGHGINYVNIGNICQLPHLHELNIGHSILSRALFYGIEEAVREMKIRMSAIHLSA; encoded by the coding sequence ATGAGTTCGCCCTATTCTCGCCCGCTTCTCGGGGTTAACATTGATCACTGCGCCACTCTCCGCCAAGCCCGCTATCGGGACATGGAGAAAACCTGCGGTGGATTTATCGAGCCGGACCCGATCCAATTGGCCATCCATGCGGAAAAAGCAGGAGCCGATGGCATCACCGTGCACCTCCGGGAGGACCGTCGGCATATCCAGGATCGCGACGTCTACCGCCTGCGCGAGAGCATCGCCACCCGGCTGAATCTCGAAATGGCCTGCACGAAGGAGATGGTTCAGATCGCCCTCGATCTTCGTCCGACCAGCGTTTGCCTCGTTCCGGAGAATCGCCAGGAAGTCACCACCGAGGGCGGGCTCGACCTCGAATCCAAGCGGGATGAGGTCCAGGAAATCGTCGAAACTCTGGGCGAAGCCGGGATCGACGTCAGTCTCTTCATCGACCCGCATCCGAAGCAAATCGAATTGGCCGCCGAACTCCGTGCCCCCTACATTGAGCTCCACACGGGGGCCTATGCTCACGCCTACGGCACGCCGCGCCAAAGGGAGGAATGGGAGCGTCTGGTATCGGCCGCGCAGCGGGCGAACCGCTCGGAGATCACGGTCAACGCGGGGCACGGCATTAACTACGTCAACATCGGCAACATCTGCCAACTTCCGCATCTGCACGAACTGAACATTGGCCACAGCATCCTCTCCCGGGCTCTTTTCTACGGGATTGAAGAAGCTGTCCGGGAAATGAAAATCCGCATGAGCGCCATCCATCTCTCGGCATGA